AAAGTAACGAAAGAAGCACGCTTCATCGATGATCTTGGAGCGGATAGTCTTGATACAGTTGATATTATCATGGAATTCGAAGAAGCTTTTAGCATCGAAATCCCTGATGATGATGCAGCAAAAATAGTAACAGTTGGCGATGCTATCCACCATATTAAAGAGCATCTTGACAGCCAAAAAGCTACTGCTTCTGTCTAATTTCATCACTTTATACTTTGCAATGAGACGTTTTAAAGCGTCTCATTATAAAAACAAAAGATAAATCTCCAGACCCCTCAAGAAAAACTATCCAGATTATGAGGCAAAGTCTAGAAAAGGAGAAAACCGGCACGGAATGTACTTAAGTACATGAGTACTGGAAGTTGATACTTGACGACGAATTTGCCCATAAGGTGGATAGTTTAACGGATAAGAGAGACATGATGCGTCGCGTTGTTGTAACAGGATTAGGACTCGTCACCCCTTTAGGATGTGGCACCAATATTAATTGGACACGCCTCATTAAAGGTGATTGCGCTATCGAAAGAATCACGCATTTTGAAACTGATGATCTCAATGCTCAAATTGCCGGATGCGTCCCTAAAGGGGATTACGCTGATGGTAAATTTAATCCTGACGAATGGGTCTCTCCTAAAGATCAACGTAAAATGGACGATTTTATCTC
The nucleotide sequence above comes from Alphaproteobacteria bacterium. Encoded proteins:
- a CDS encoding acyl carrier protein, which translates into the protein MTTTNVEQRVNEIVMKVLDIKDASKVTKEARFIDDLGADSLDTVDIIMEFEEAFSIEIPDDDAAKIVTVGDAIHHIKEHLDSQKATASV